A stretch of Deinococcus cellulosilyticus NBRC 106333 = KACC 11606 DNA encodes these proteins:
- a CDS encoding DUF2270 domain-containing protein, which produces MTALSDKKTDSSYSSNSANALIHLYRAEVGRMTAYRQRLDMTTNWAVVTSAGIASFAFSNEVTHAVFLFAMFMNYFFLHLESRRFRQYEIAHHRVRIMERFFYPAMLGDPVDGSWHQVLLGELAKPMSPMRRVDAMGWRLRRNYLWLYAGILIVWITKVDTGRLKGEKYAFSEYLELYHVGNIHGWIIVLLVVLFYVVLINMAVYASRYYPLESD; this is translated from the coding sequence GTGACGGCGCTGAGTGACAAAAAAACCGACAGCAGCTACAGCAGCAATTCTGCGAATGCCCTGATCCACCTGTACCGCGCCGAGGTGGGCCGCATGACCGCCTACCGCCAGCGTCTGGACATGACCACCAACTGGGCGGTGGTGACCAGTGCCGGTATTGCTTCTTTCGCGTTTTCCAATGAAGTCACCCACGCCGTGTTCCTGTTTGCCATGTTCATGAATTACTTCTTCCTGCACCTCGAATCCCGCAGGTTCAGGCAGTACGAGATTGCCCACCACCGGGTGCGCATCATGGAACGTTTCTTCTACCCGGCCATGCTTGGAGATCCGGTAGACGGCAGCTGGCACCAGGTGCTGCTCGGAGAACTCGCCAAACCCATGAGCCCGATGCGCCGCGTGGACGCCATGGGCTGGAGGCTCAGACGCAATTACCTGTGGCTGTACGCAGGCATCCTGATCGTGTGGATCACCAAGGTGGACACAGGCCGCCTGAAAGGCGAAAAGTACGCTTTCAGCGAGTACCTGGAGCTGTACCACGTCGGAAACATCCACGGCTGGATCATTGTGCTGCTGGTGGTGCTTTTTTACGTGGTGCTGATCAACATGGCTGTGTACGCCAGCAGGTATTATCCGCTGGAGTCGGATTGA
- the mutY gene encoding A/G-specific adenine glycosylase → MQEQLLDWYHREARDLPWRRTRDPYKIWVSEVILQQTQVVTGTAYYERFVERFPTVQALAEATLEDVLQAWEGCGYYARARNLHAAAKQITGQPFPETYEGWLALKGVGPYTAAAVSSIAFGYPKAVVDGNVRRVLSRWFAVKEPSDHWLQTTADEQLFHADPSSWNQAVMELGATICTPKAPKCPVCPVKDFCKAYQSGNPTAYPAPKVRAEVKEVQAVALIVGDQHNLYIEKRPEKGLLGGLSGPPLEQVQAGETVEDALKRLLDRLSVPDAKHLGTTEHTMTHRHFVVRVYQAEADLPLSASTAAMSKLDRKILRLLQEKQGALFG, encoded by the coding sequence ATGCAAGAACAGCTCCTGGACTGGTACCACCGAGAAGCCCGTGACCTCCCCTGGAGGCGCACCCGCGACCCTTACAAGATCTGGGTTTCAGAGGTGATTCTGCAGCAGACCCAGGTGGTGACGGGCACCGCCTATTACGAGCGTTTTGTGGAGCGCTTTCCCACCGTTCAGGCCCTGGCAGAGGCCACTCTGGAGGATGTGCTGCAAGCCTGGGAGGGGTGCGGTTACTATGCACGGGCCAGAAACCTGCATGCTGCAGCCAAACAGATCACAGGCCAACCCTTTCCAGAAACGTATGAAGGCTGGCTTGCCCTGAAAGGGGTTGGACCCTACACGGCAGCAGCCGTCAGCAGCATTGCATTTGGTTACCCAAAGGCTGTGGTAGATGGGAATGTCCGGCGGGTCCTCAGCCGATGGTTTGCTGTGAAGGAACCCTCCGATCACTGGCTGCAGACCACAGCAGACGAACAGCTGTTCCATGCAGACCCCAGCAGCTGGAATCAGGCGGTGATGGAACTCGGGGCCACCATCTGCACACCGAAAGCTCCAAAATGCCCTGTCTGTCCTGTGAAGGATTTCTGCAAGGCCTACCAGTCTGGCAATCCCACGGCGTACCCTGCTCCCAAAGTCAGGGCAGAAGTCAAGGAAGTTCAGGCTGTGGCCCTGATTGTTGGAGACCAGCACAACCTCTACATCGAAAAACGCCCTGAGAAAGGACTGCTCGGGGGACTCAGCGGGCCTCCTCTGGAGCAGGTGCAAGCTGGAGAGACGGTTGAAGATGCTCTGAAGCGCCTGCTGGATCGCCTTTCGGTGCCTGATGCAAAACACCTGGGCACCACCGAGCACACCATGACCCACCGGCATTTTGTGGTCCGGGTGTATCAGGCTGAAGCAGACCTGCCCCTTTCTGCAAGCACGGCAGCCATGTCAAAACTGGACCGCAAGATTCTGAGGTTGCTGCAAGAAAAGCAGGGGGCTCTGTTTGGTTGA
- a CDS encoding (2Fe-2S) ferredoxin domain-containing protein: protein MSKPRFFPTRGHLMLCQNTSCKQRGADLLHLALTRALEQEHLMYYKSGGSIRYTTSGCLGACSYGPVMACYRQTPQGIEEGWYFGVTFPLAMKVARAVQQEDELPVEHRFNQG from the coding sequence ATGAGCAAACCCCGCTTTTTTCCCACCAGAGGGCACCTGATGCTGTGCCAGAACACCAGTTGCAAACAGCGTGGTGCGGATCTTTTGCACCTGGCCCTCACCCGCGCTCTGGAGCAGGAACACCTGATGTATTACAAGTCTGGAGGCAGCATCCGTTACACCACCAGTGGCTGTCTGGGGGCATGCAGTTACGGCCCGGTGATGGCCTGTTACCGCCAGACTCCACAGGGCATTGAGGAAGGCTGGTATTTCGGGGTGACTTTCCCTCTGGCCATGAAAGTGGCCCGTGCGGTGCAGCAGGAAGATGAACTCCCTGTGGAGCACCGTTTCAATCAGGGCTGA
- a CDS encoding ABC transporter substrate-binding protein, which translates to MKRFVLSAVMLLGCAFATKYPLTVKDDLGNTVVIKKEPLKIISMLPSNTETVCALGVCDRLIGRDDYSDFPKSVEKVQAFGGLYNPNVEGIIAAKPDLVLASKYGKLTERLTQAGIPVIAVNAETYQDIFKKTTLLGKVLNREKEAKNLNIKVQAEVKKYEILAKTVKTPKVYFEIDPAPYSIGPNSFMGVILTKAGAQNIIPAELGDFPKISPELVIEKNPQVMLGLSLADAQKRPGWSNIDAVKNKKVIEIPWDLNLMLGRPGPRIGEALRGLVKLLHPELARK; encoded by the coding sequence ATGAAGCGTTTTGTGTTGAGTGCAGTGATGCTGCTTGGTTGCGCTTTTGCCACCAAGTACCCACTGACCGTGAAAGATGACCTCGGCAACACCGTGGTGATCAAAAAAGAGCCCCTCAAAATCATCAGCATGCTGCCCAGCAACACCGAGACCGTGTGTGCCCTGGGCGTGTGTGACCGCCTGATCGGGCGCGATGACTACAGTGACTTTCCCAAAAGTGTGGAGAAAGTTCAGGCTTTTGGTGGCCTCTACAACCCCAATGTGGAAGGCATCATTGCAGCGAAACCCGATCTGGTGCTGGCCAGCAAGTATGGCAAACTGACCGAGCGCCTGACCCAGGCGGGCATCCCGGTGATTGCGGTGAATGCCGAGACCTATCAGGACATCTTCAAAAAGACCACCCTGCTCGGCAAGGTGCTGAACCGCGAAAAAGAAGCCAAAAACCTGAACATCAAAGTGCAGGCCGAGGTCAAAAAGTACGAGATTCTGGCGAAGACCGTCAAAACCCCAAAAGTGTACTTCGAGATTGATCCTGCCCCCTACAGCATTGGTCCGAACTCCTTCATGGGCGTGATCCTCACCAAGGCTGGCGCACAGAACATCATTCCGGCCGAACTGGGCGACTTCCCCAAAATCAGCCCTGAACTGGTGATCGAAAAGAACCCCCAGGTGATGCTGGGCCTCAGTCTGGCAGACGCCCAGAAGCGTCCAGGCTGGAGCAACATCGATGCCGTGAAGAACAAGAAGGTCATTGAGATCCCATGGGACCTGAACCTGATGCTGGGCCGTCCCGGTCCGCGCATTGGTGAGGCCCTCAGGGGTCTGGTGAAACTGCTGCACCCTGAGCTCGCCAGGAAGTGA
- a CDS encoding glycoside hydrolase family 108 protein yields the protein MNAFNHAVNLILGHEGGYSDDPRDPGNWTGGQVGSGVLRGTKWGIAANTYPNLDIKHLTRQQAVEIYRRDYWLAMDCDNLSAPLGLCVFDCAVNMGKGRAREFLRDTGDWEEFMAKRLEFYTNLSTFSTFGRGWARRVAGIIREAEKLEQMESLEKKTVTVYDPTNNRRIGDGTLIGSKVYLRR from the coding sequence ATGAACGCATTCAATCATGCAGTGAATTTAATCCTGGGGCACGAGGGGGGTTACTCCGATGACCCTCGCGACCCGGGCAACTGGACGGGTGGGCAAGTGGGCAGCGGCGTCCTGCGGGGCACAAAGTGGGGCATTGCCGCTAACACCTACCCGAATCTGGACATCAAGCACCTGACGCGCCAGCAAGCCGTTGAGATCTACCGGAGGGATTACTGGCTGGCCATGGACTGCGACAATCTCTCTGCGCCTCTGGGCCTGTGTGTTTTCGATTGCGCCGTGAACATGGGCAAAGGTCGAGCCCGGGAGTTCCTGCGGGACACGGGTGATTGGGAGGAGTTCATGGCGAAACGCCTGGAGTTCTACACCAACCTGAGCACGTTCAGCACTTTCGGGCGAGGCTGGGCCAGGCGGGTTGCAGGCATTATTCGCGAGGCCGAGAAGCTAGAGCAAATGGAGAGCCTGGAGAAAAAAACGGTGACCGTTTACGACCCGACCAACAACCGGCGCATCGGCGATGGCACCCTGATCGGTTCAAAGGTGTACCTGCGCCGTTGA
- a CDS encoding FecR family protein — protein MRFLLWSVTVFLSIGMSQAQVVQSIQGQVEVQSDRWQPLVAQTPFERPIRALLGRADLKFSEGRFLLGSNSSAQPRNREVQLLSGQGYAEGSFTFYLGSTHVFVQGKARVDLTGNSPRISVLQGLARISSPGRGLFYVPEGKTYNLNTQALKDFIEDDAWYNNELLGPGNVKVAALKGAVEVQKDQLWQKLRVNSVLQLDDVIRTGKSSWAEFTFEDDTYFRLNENSKVRVLSIEKLSAGKRRVVLKLEQGTAWNVVQKGNGGYQFRTATLVAGVRGTVFRIDADDTIKVFEGTVTAGDENSSIPIQRNEQFTPAQGTRALNVDPLDAFNQSMDLLHSKPVTIDLDPLPVGSLQQLTLSGRTLPGSNLQFEEGKDILPIEVADDGSFQFTLELPDGPHLFTLRAQRAGREFTLTGEVVIEHKPPVQIQPLPEPPVVETPAAVQLQPAAPLEVQPEVVPLPAAPTPVPLFIELQPLGQKPMKQVVLAGRVLPGSALRYEEGERVVPLELQEDGRFQVPLPLADGLHTFTLRSTLQNSEFSLSQTVLVDQTPPEIRFLKARREGRWLLLEVSVQDATAVTLNVLGKDFGLDGATLRLPLSEQDAALQTLSLRLIDEAGNTTTRDVPVE, from the coding sequence ATGCGATTCCTTCTCTGGTCGGTGACGGTCTTTCTTTCCATCGGCATGTCTCAGGCACAGGTGGTGCAGAGCATTCAGGGGCAGGTGGAGGTCCAGTCGGACCGCTGGCAACCCCTTGTGGCCCAGACGCCTTTTGAGCGTCCCATCCGCGCCCTGCTGGGACGGGCAGACCTGAAGTTCTCAGAGGGCCGTTTCCTGCTGGGCAGCAACTCCTCAGCGCAACCCCGAAATCGGGAAGTGCAATTGCTCAGCGGCCAGGGCTATGCAGAAGGAAGCTTCACGTTTTATCTGGGGTCCACCCATGTTTTCGTTCAGGGAAAGGCACGGGTGGATTTGACCGGCAACTCTCCCCGCATCAGTGTCCTGCAAGGGCTGGCACGCATCTCCAGTCCAGGACGGGGGCTCTTTTATGTCCCAGAAGGCAAAACCTACAACCTGAACACCCAGGCCCTGAAAGACTTCATTGAAGACGATGCCTGGTACAACAATGAACTGCTCGGCCCGGGCAATGTGAAAGTGGCCGCCCTGAAAGGAGCAGTGGAGGTCCAGAAAGACCAGCTCTGGCAAAAGCTGCGGGTGAACAGCGTCCTGCAGCTCGACGATGTGATCCGGACCGGGAAATCCAGCTGGGCAGAATTCACCTTTGAAGACGACACCTATTTCAGGCTGAATGAAAACAGCAAAGTCAGGGTGCTGTCCATCGAGAAACTCTCTGCCGGGAAACGCCGGGTGGTGCTGAAACTGGAACAGGGCACCGCCTGGAATGTGGTGCAAAAAGGCAATGGAGGGTACCAGTTCAGAACAGCAACCCTGGTGGCTGGAGTGCGGGGAACGGTGTTCCGCATTGATGCAGATGACACCATCAAGGTCTTTGAGGGGACCGTCACCGCCGGAGATGAGAACTCCAGCATTCCCATCCAGAGAAATGAGCAGTTCACTCCAGCACAGGGAACCAGAGCCTTAAATGTCGACCCCTTAGATGCCTTCAACCAGAGCATGGACCTGCTGCACAGCAAACCTGTGACCATCGATCTGGACCCTTTGCCTGTGGGAAGCCTGCAACAGCTCACCCTGAGCGGCAGAACCCTCCCTGGCAGCAACCTGCAATTCGAGGAAGGGAAAGACATTCTGCCCATTGAGGTGGCCGACGATGGTTCTTTTCAGTTCACCCTGGAGCTTCCTGATGGGCCGCACCTGTTCACTTTAAGAGCCCAGCGTGCAGGACGTGAATTCACCCTGACTGGAGAGGTGGTGATCGAGCACAAACCCCCTGTGCAGATCCAGCCCCTCCCGGAGCCTCCGGTGGTGGAAACCCCTGCTGCAGTCCAGTTGCAGCCTGCTGCACCTCTTGAGGTGCAACCTGAGGTGGTCCCTCTCCCTGCCGCTCCCACACCTGTGCCGCTTTTCATTGAACTGCAACCCCTGGGGCAGAAACCCATGAAGCAGGTGGTGCTTGCTGGTCGGGTCCTGCCAGGAAGTGCCCTCAGGTACGAAGAAGGAGAACGGGTGGTGCCTCTGGAGCTGCAGGAGGATGGCCGTTTCCAGGTCCCCCTCCCTCTTGCAGATGGGCTTCACACCTTCACATTGCGCAGCACCCTGCAGAACAGTGAATTCTCCCTCTCTCAGACGGTTCTGGTGGACCAGACCCCTCCAGAAATTCGCTTTCTCAAAGCCCGCAGGGAAGGACGCTGGCTGCTGCTGGAGGTTTCTGTGCAGGACGCCACTGCAGTCACACTGAACGTTCTGGGCAAAGATTTTGGGCTGGATGGTGCAACCTTGCGCCTGCCCCTCAGTGAACAGGACGCAGCCTTGCAAACCCTCTCCTTGCGCCTGATCGATGAGGCAGGCAACACCACCACCCGGGATGTGCCTGTGGAGTGA
- a CDS encoding isoprenyl transferase, translating to MGRARLRLDTAFTLMREARAPQVNIRKAFHFFEDLQKPLYWWYERRILRAVKAHGKMPRHLGIILDGNRRFARSLNKEIKAGHEVGAHKAYEVLEWCLLLGIPHVTLWVFSSDNKSRDPQEVADLLELFTREAAKMVHDPRIHANKVRIKLIGQINDFPEQTREALRQLEEATCTYTGMVLHIAIGYGGREEIVGAVKRLMADKVQEGKSLQELADSLDVTDIGNYLDTAGAPDPDFIIRTSGEIRLSGFLLWQSAYSEYYFCDAYWPSFRRVDFLRAIRSFQDRERRFGK from the coding sequence ATGGGCCGTGCCAGACTCAGGCTGGACACGGCATTCACACTTATGAGAGAAGCCCGTGCCCCCCAGGTGAACATCAGAAAAGCATTTCATTTCTTCGAAGACCTTCAGAAACCCCTGTACTGGTGGTATGAGCGTCGCATCCTGCGTGCTGTAAAGGCCCACGGGAAGATGCCCCGACACCTGGGCATCATTCTGGATGGCAACCGGCGTTTCGCACGCAGCCTCAACAAGGAGATCAAGGCCGGACATGAGGTGGGTGCGCACAAGGCTTACGAGGTGCTGGAGTGGTGCCTGCTGCTGGGCATTCCCCATGTGACCCTGTGGGTGTTCTCTTCGGACAACAAGAGCCGGGACCCGCAGGAGGTGGCGGACCTGCTGGAACTCTTCACCCGGGAAGCCGCCAAGATGGTGCATGATCCCCGCATCCATGCCAACAAGGTGCGCATCAAACTGATCGGGCAGATCAACGATTTCCCCGAGCAGACCCGCGAGGCCCTCAGGCAACTGGAAGAAGCCACCTGCACCTACACGGGCATGGTCCTGCACATCGCCATTGGTTACGGTGGCCGCGAAGAGATCGTGGGGGCCGTCAAACGCCTGATGGCCGACAAAGTGCAGGAAGGCAAATCTCTGCAGGAACTTGCCGACTCACTGGATGTGACAGACATTGGAAACTATCTGGACACTGCAGGGGCCCCTGATCCCGATTTCATCATCCGCACGAGTGGCGAAATCCGACTTTCAGGCTTTCTGCTCTGGCAGAGTGCCTACAGCGAGTATTACTTCTGCGATGCCTACTGGCCATCTTTCCGCAGGGTGGACTTTTTGAGGGCCATCCGCAGTTTCCAGGACCGGGAACGGCGCTTCGGGAAGTAA
- a CDS encoding ABC transporter ATP-binding protein has translation MKSFEVQGLSVKIGEKEILTDLQASFPEGKLCAILGANGAGKSTLLKALLGWLKPTKGKVQLLGRPLSSYPRRERAQVLAYLDQTQTLPEDLTVEQLVGLGRPQTGVWLWGILPNPLSGTTPEDEEAVTWALHRTDTFRFKGRLVGELSGGEKQRVLLARALAAKPKVLLLDEPTNHMDIAYQADLIRLLKREVEKGLTVILVVHDLNLAALADHITLMHSGQVIQQGTPQDTLTPALLQETYGVQVDVVTHQGRQVVILRG, from the coding sequence ATGAAAAGCTTTGAAGTTCAGGGCCTCTCGGTAAAGATCGGGGAGAAAGAGATCCTTACGGATTTGCAGGCTTCTTTTCCAGAAGGAAAGCTCTGCGCCATTCTGGGAGCCAACGGGGCAGGAAAAAGCACACTGCTGAAGGCCCTGCTCGGCTGGCTGAAACCCACAAAGGGCAAAGTTCAGCTTCTGGGCAGGCCGCTGTCCAGCTACCCCAGAAGGGAACGGGCACAGGTTCTGGCTTATCTGGACCAGACCCAGACCCTCCCTGAGGACCTGACGGTGGAGCAACTGGTGGGTCTGGGGCGACCCCAGACGGGTGTCTGGCTGTGGGGCATTTTGCCGAATCCCCTCAGCGGCACCACCCCCGAAGATGAGGAGGCTGTGACCTGGGCTTTGCACCGCACAGACACCTTCCGCTTCAAGGGGCGTCTGGTGGGAGAGCTTTCCGGAGGGGAAAAACAGCGGGTGTTGCTGGCCCGCGCCCTTGCGGCAAAACCGAAAGTATTGCTGCTGGATGAACCCACCAACCACATGGACATCGCCTACCAGGCCGACCTGATCCGCCTGCTGAAACGGGAGGTCGAGAAAGGCCTGACCGTGATCCTGGTGGTGCACGACCTGAACCTTGCTGCTCTGGCAGACCACATCACCCTGATGCATTCAGGGCAGGTGATCCAGCAGGGAACCCCACAGGACACCCTCACCCCTGCCCTCTTGCAGGAGACCTATGGGGTGCAGGTGGATGTGGTCACCCACCAGGGCAGGCAGGTGGTGATCCTGCGTGGGTAA
- a CDS encoding NAD-dependent epimerase/dehydratase family protein has translation MKGQIRNVLITGASGNIGTVLHDGLSADFRLRLTDVKPVEFLRDGEEQVLCDLRDFDHVLQAMEGMDAVVHLGGIPHEAPFEDILAVNIIGTRNVYEAARLQGVKRVVFASSNHAIGFEPMDSFPDSSALFRPDTHYGISKVFGESLGRMYHDRYGLEVVCQRIGTFAETPTEMRHLCTWISFRDMVQLTRVCLNHPNPGFAIVYGLSGNTRNFADNRLAEQMGYHPQDNAEAFLSELLSAGHDLSELKVLRIGGSFAEPAL, from the coding sequence ATGAAAGGACAAATTCGCAATGTTTTGATCACCGGGGCCAGTGGAAACATCGGCACTGTGCTGCATGATGGCCTCTCTGCAGATTTCAGGTTGCGGCTCACAGATGTGAAGCCCGTGGAATTTCTGCGAGATGGAGAGGAGCAGGTGCTTTGTGACCTGAGGGATTTTGACCATGTGCTGCAGGCCATGGAAGGCATGGATGCTGTGGTGCATCTGGGAGGCATCCCGCATGAGGCCCCTTTTGAGGACATCCTTGCCGTGAACATCATTGGCACCCGCAACGTGTATGAGGCGGCCCGTCTGCAGGGGGTAAAGCGTGTGGTGTTTGCAAGCAGCAACCATGCCATCGGGTTTGAACCCATGGACAGCTTTCCAGATTCTTCTGCCCTCTTCAGGCCGGACACGCATTACGGGATCAGCAAGGTGTTTGGGGAGAGCCTGGGGCGCATGTATCACGACAGGTATGGTCTGGAGGTGGTCTGTCAGCGCATCGGGACGTTTGCAGAGACACCCACCGAGATGCGCCACCTGTGCACCTGGATCAGCTTTCGGGACATGGTGCAACTCACCCGGGTGTGCCTGAACCATCCCAATCCTGGTTTTGCCATTGTATATGGCCTTTCTGGGAACACCCGAAATTTTGCGGACAACCGTCTGGCCGAGCAGATGGGTTATCATCCTCAGGACAATGCCGAAGCATTTCTGTCTGAACTGCTGTCTGCTGGGCATGATCTTTCAGAACTTAAGGTCCTCAGGATTGGCGGGTCATTTGCTGAACCTGCCCTTTGA
- a CDS encoding CAP domain-containing protein, translated as MKRALLTLVTFLSGMAFALQIKASYKTVGASRAPAVVQFVAEADELFPAGTRFSWNFGDGTGSEEPNPRHTYYKPGNYRATVQIQVPGMRTLKIDLTVKVEGEQEKAGFVILFSPDRTAELVNMSRIYKPNPVANWLINGKTVQGDRIFLRSSAASKEKLQLSIEGSKGKYTTTTEFKMGQFSQNLPFEAAVLVLTNDLRVKGWNCDTKDFSGTPLPLLRKNATLDRAALAQSVGMAANLYFAHQSPRDNSAPMDRAIAAGYNARIVGENIARGYKTPEEVVDGWAHSHGHCVNIMGDFEEIGVAYIETQDKTNNHYWTQVFGVPFK; from the coding sequence ATGAAACGTGCATTGTTGACACTGGTGACTTTCCTGAGTGGCATGGCTTTTGCCTTACAGATCAAGGCTTCCTACAAGACGGTGGGGGCCAGCCGGGCTCCAGCTGTGGTTCAGTTTGTTGCAGAAGCAGACGAACTTTTCCCTGCAGGGACACGCTTCTCCTGGAATTTCGGGGATGGAACAGGCAGCGAGGAACCCAATCCTCGCCACACCTATTACAAACCCGGAAATTACAGGGCCACAGTGCAGATTCAGGTGCCTGGCATGCGGACCCTCAAAATTGACCTGACCGTCAAGGTGGAAGGTGAACAGGAAAAAGCAGGTTTTGTGATCCTGTTCTCACCAGACCGCACCGCCGAACTCGTGAACATGAGCCGCATCTACAAACCCAATCCAGTTGCCAACTGGCTGATCAATGGCAAAACCGTGCAGGGAGACCGCATCTTCCTGCGTTCCAGCGCAGCCAGCAAGGAAAAGCTGCAGCTCTCCATTGAGGGCAGCAAAGGCAAATACACCACCACCACCGAATTCAAAATGGGACAGTTCAGCCAGAACCTGCCTTTTGAGGCCGCTGTGCTGGTCCTCACCAACGACCTGAGGGTCAAAGGCTGGAACTGCGACACCAAAGACTTCTCTGGCACACCCCTGCCCCTCCTCAGAAAAAATGCCACCCTGGACCGTGCCGCCCTCGCCCAGTCCGTGGGCATGGCCGCCAACCTGTACTTTGCCCACCAGTCCCCCAGGGACAACTCTGCTCCAATGGACCGGGCCATTGCCGCAGGTTACAACGCCAGAATCGTTGGTGAAAATATCGCCAGAGGCTACAAAACCCCCGAGGAAGTCGTGGACGGATGGGCCCACAGCCACGGTCACTGCGTCAACATCATGGGTGATTTTGAAGAGATCGGGGTGGCTTACATCGAAACCCAGGACAAAACCAATAACCACTACTGGACGCAGGTGTTCGGGGTGCCTTTTAAGTGA
- a CDS encoding FecCD family ABC transporter permease: MQQVLPVKRRVYPTLLLTVGALLLCVLLAVSLGTVNIPVLTTLTALLKGFSGQARDGLEVIVWDVRFPRVLMGMLVGACLAMSGATYQGLFRNPLADPYLMGVASGASLGATVGLVLGVPNSWIPVFALVASLLSVALTLTLSAQGKVLKTTNLILTGVVVGSLSTAISTYLMLQHKDDVRQVFFWTLGNLSFASWQNIQVMLPYLLLGGIFLQSLAKPLNTLQLGEATAYSLGIPVDRLKWLLIIASSLITAVAVSYVGIIGFVGLIAPHIMRRLVGSHYPVLIPMSALLGGVLLVAADLLARTLIRPAELPVGIVMTLVGGGFFLYLLRRNA; the protein is encoded by the coding sequence ATGCAGCAAGTGCTCCCGGTGAAAAGGCGGGTCTATCCCACCCTGCTGCTGACGGTGGGGGCCTTGCTGCTTTGCGTGTTGCTCGCGGTCAGCCTGGGCACCGTGAACATCCCGGTCCTGACCACCCTGACCGCCCTGCTGAAAGGGTTCAGCGGTCAGGCCAGAGACGGCCTGGAAGTGATTGTGTGGGACGTGCGTTTCCCCAGGGTGCTCATGGGCATGCTGGTCGGGGCATGCCTCGCCATGAGTGGGGCCACCTACCAGGGCCTTTTCAGAAACCCTCTGGCCGATCCGTACCTGATGGGCGTGGCTTCCGGGGCTTCTCTGGGGGCCACGGTGGGCCTGGTGCTGGGGGTTCCGAACAGCTGGATTCCTGTTTTCGCGCTGGTGGCCTCCCTGCTCAGTGTCGCCCTCACCCTGACCCTCTCTGCCCAGGGCAAAGTCCTGAAGACCACCAACCTGATCCTCACGGGCGTGGTGGTGGGAAGCCTCAGCACCGCCATCAGCACCTACCTGATGCTGCAACACAAAGACGATGTGCGGCAGGTGTTCTTCTGGACGCTGGGGAACCTTTCTTTTGCGAGCTGGCAGAACATTCAGGTGATGCTGCCCTACCTGCTGCTGGGAGGCATTTTCCTGCAGAGTCTGGCAAAACCCCTCAACACCCTGCAACTGGGTGAGGCCACGGCTTACAGCCTGGGCATTCCCGTGGATCGCCTGAAATGGCTGCTGATCATTGCCAGCAGCCTGATCACTGCGGTGGCGGTCAGTTATGTGGGAATCATCGGTTTTGTGGGTCTGATTGCCCCGCACATCATGCGAAGGCTGGTGGGGTCGCACTATCCGGTGCTGATCCCCATGAGTGCCCTGCTGGGTGGGGTCCTGCTGGTGGCCGCAGATCTGCTGGCCCGCACCCTGATCCGTCCTGCAGAACTTCCGGTGGGCATTGTGATGACCCTGGTGGGTGGAGGCTTTTTCCTCTACCTGCTCAGGAGAAACGCATGA
- a CDS encoding DUF1304 domain-containing protein: MSILATVFVVLVMIEHIYILILEMFLWTSPNTRKTFGTTPEFAEASRTLAANQGLYNGFLAAGLLWGLLSNQWDVKVFFSACVLVAGIYGGLTVKPRIFLVQGVPALLALVFLFLSR, encoded by the coding sequence ATGTCGATCCTTGCCACGGTTTTTGTTGTCCTCGTGATGATTGAGCACATCTACATCCTGATTCTTGAGATGTTCCTCTGGACTTCACCGAACACCCGCAAGACGTTTGGGACCACCCCTGAGTTTGCAGAAGCATCCAGAACCCTGGCGGCAAACCAGGGCCTGTACAACGGGTTTCTGGCTGCAGGTCTGCTCTGGGGCCTGCTGAGCAACCAGTGGGATGTGAAGGTGTTCTTCAGTGCCTGTGTGCTGGTGGCAGGCATCTATGGTGGACTGACAGTCAAACCCCGCATTTTTCTGGTGCAGGGGGTGCCTGCTTTGCTGGCCCTGGTCTTTTTGTTCCTCTCCAGGTGA